A genome region from Scleropages formosus chromosome 6, fSclFor1.1, whole genome shotgun sequence includes the following:
- the LOC114910734 gene encoding serine/threonine-protein phosphatase 6 catalytic subunit: protein MAPLDLDKYVEIAKQCKYLPENDLKRLCDYVCDLLLEESNVQPVSTPVTVCGDIHGQFYDLCELFRTGGQVPDTNYIFMGDFVDRGYYSLETFTYLLALKAKWPDRITLLRGNHESRQITQVYGFYDECQTKYGNANAWRYCTKVFDMLTVAALIDEQILCVHGGLSPDIKTLDQIRTIERNQEIPHKGAFCDLVWSDPEDVDTWAISPRGAGWLFGAKVTNEFVHINNLKLICRAHQLVHEGYKFMFDEKLVTVWSAPNYCYRCGNIASIMVFKDANTREPKLFRAVPDSERVIPPRTTTPYFL, encoded by the exons ATGGCGCCGTTGGATTTGGACAAGTATGTGGAAATTGCGAAGCAGTGCAAATACCTTCCCGAAAACGACTTGAAG AGACTGTGCGATTATGTGTGTGACCTGTTGCTGGAGGAGTCCAACGTCCAGCCTGTGTCCACCCCTGTCACAGTATGTGGGGACATTCACGGCCAG TTTTACGACCTGTGTGAACTCTTCAGAACCGGGGGCCAGGTTCCCGACACCAACTACATTTTCATG GGTGATTTCGTGGACCGGGGCTACTACAGCCTGGAGACCTTCACGTACCTCCTAGCGTTAAAAGCGAAGTGGCCGGATCGCATTACGTTGCTGCGGGGGAACCACGAAAGCCGACAGATCACACAGGTGTATGGGTTTTATG ATGAGTGCCAGACGAAATACGGGAACGCAAATGCCTGGCGGTACTGTACGAAAGTGTTTGACATGCTGACAGTAGCTGCT TTGATTGATGAGCAGATCCTGTGCGTGCACGGCGGACTCTCCCCAGACATCAAGACCCTGGACCAGATCCGCACGATCGAGCGTAACCAGGAGATCCCCCACAAGGGGGCTTTCTGTGACCTGGTGTGGTCAGACCCTGAGGATGTGGACACATGGGCCATCAGTCCAAGAGGTGCCGGTTGGCTCTTTGGTGCCAAAGTCACAAATGAG TTTGTCCATATCAACAACCTAAAGCTGATTTGCCGGGCGCACCAGCTTGTCCACGAGGGCTACAAGTTCATGTTTGACGAGAAGCTGGTGACAGTATGGTCAGCACCCAACTACTGCTACCGCTGCGGGAACATCGCATCCATCATGGTGTTCAAGGATGCGAACACACGGGAGCCCAAGCTGTTCCGTGCTGTGCCGGACTCAGAGCGGGTCATTCCCCCTAGAACGACAACGCCCTACTTCCTCTGA